The genome window GGGGACTATTGGTGAAGGAGAGCAAGAAGGTGAAGACCAGGAAAGCCTTCAGTCTGGAGGAGGCCCAACTGGAGCTCCAGCAGAACAGAAACCTCACCAGACAAGCCCCCGTCAGGTAACCACACAGACGCACTGTGCAACCGTAGGCTGCATTTACACCAGCAGCTTAATTCAgatattttgcccaattattggaAAAGGGATATCaaatgggctgcctgtgtaaacgcagccatatGGATTTCAAGATTTACCATAGATGCTTAAACACACTTATGTTCTCTTTTGTGAATGTGTCACACCTAAGGCTTCTGTGTTTGACTGTTAGTATCTGTCAAGAATTCGCTAAATCCAGACTTCACGTAACGTCATACTGATGCTTTGTCTTCCAAAGGTCTCAGACGTTCGACGCGGATAGAAGTTTTGAGAAGACTGAAGGCAGTGGTTCACAAAGTGTACGTTCACTCTTTCTGACTTTTTTTTTATTAACCTTGTTTATGAATATTACGTAAATTATGAAGCACTGCTTTCTCAAACCATCTTCACATTTCAGTTTTAGTCATGCTTTTTTTTCTTCTGTTCAACAGAGTTTTATAAAGCACAACAAAACATTCCACAAGCTGTTTCCTGACATTCCAGAGAGTGAAGACTTGCTACATGGTAAGTGACGTTTGTAATATTATTGGTGAAATACTAATGTCATGGAAACAGCTATTCATGCTTCTCAGTCAAATCACATACCTGACCTGTGACATATTGTAAGCTAATCGTTAAAACGATAGCATGGTTCGGCGACGCTGCGGCACGTGTTGCCACAAAACTGTATCTGGCAGCCTTTTCGGGCCATCACCGTCAGACCGACAGCCTGTGCTTGCTGTGTCGTCACGCTGCAAGGCCTTATTAAGTAACTAACATGCTCatgtcctccctttctccccagcCTACATCTGTGCCCTGCAGAAGGAGGTGCCCTACCACGGCAGGCTCTATGTCACCGAGCACCACGCGTGCTTCCACTCTTCCGTGCTGCTCAAGGACACCAAGGTAAGCAAACCTGACCCCTTGATTGGCAACTAGGCTTTTCAGTTGAAAACATGGTTTGAACTTGGTCCTACTTGTGAAAGATGGTTTGGCCATCGTAGCTAACGGAGAAATGTATTCCTGTACCTCTGCTTTCTTTCCCAATTATGTGTTACGTTGAGCACACAGTTTATTAGGTTTGGGCAATACCCCGTGTACGGTACATTTTTAGAAAAACGGACAGATTTTTTTTATTAATACCTGTTAAGGTCACCCATGCACCGCGTGGCCTGTAGGGGTATGGTATGGAAACctggataccgcccaaccctACAGTTTCGTAATATGCATTTTACTTTGTACATCTACTGACTTGATTATTGTTTGAAAAGCCTTTTTCTTAGTGTAATGTGAAGGTCTGTTGCTCCTCTGTGTGTTTCTGCAGTTGGTTATCCCGGTGACCAGCGTGCACATTGTGAAGAAGCAGAACACCGCCCTGCTGGTGCCCAACGCCCTGTCTATCCGCACCATCGAGGGGGAAAAGGTCAGGGGTCACTTGCTCACCTATCACATTGACACTGCATAGTCCATCCCTTTAATCAAATGATAAGATCTACACTGGTGGTTGTATTATCAATCTTCAATAGAGGGCAACCGATGAGTTACATAACACCCATTGacctctgatatatatatatatatatacaattttAATCTGTTCAATAACTGGGCTCATTTTAAGGGCAAAGGTTTGCAACCTTGTACTTTCCAGTTTGACAAAAGGGCATCCGAGCtgaaatgtctctctctcactcctgtgTGCATTTTTAGTACCTGTTTGTGTCTTTGCGGAACCGAGAGGCATGCTACAAGCTCCTGCGGTCCGTTTGTTCTCGACTGGAGGATGGAAGTGCCAACAGCAGCCCCTTATTCTCTTCTACGGACAATAGCTTTGATCAGGGCAAGCTAGTGGTGAGTTAGAATCACTAGTATTTGTCTTCCTAAAGTTCTTTTTTTTTAATTATCCCTGAGTGAAAATACTGCAGATACGACAACAGCCCTTCATAACCTAACGTTACTGCCTCGTATTCTATTGTAGATGTTTTGCCCTCCATTTTGAAGCTGGTTTTAACCCAGTCTTTTTCCATCTCCCCAGAACTCCAGTCAGTCCAGTCTAGACCAGCTGGACGGG of Oncorhynchus gorbuscha isolate QuinsamMale2020 ecotype Even-year linkage group LG15, OgorEven_v1.0, whole genome shotgun sequence contains these proteins:
- the LOC123997439 gene encoding GRAM domain-containing protein 2B-like isoform X2, with protein sequence MERGKSQWDNQDPADPPRAGDEASYPVESGGLLVKESKKVKTRKAFSLEEAQLELQQNRNLTRQAPVRSQTFDADRSFEKTEGSGSQSSFIKHNKTFHKLFPDIPESEDLLHAYICALQKEVPYHGRLYVTEHHACFHSSVLLKDTKLVIPVTSVHIVKKQNTALLVPNALSIRTIEGEKYLFVSLRNREACYKLLRSVCSRLEDGSANSSPLFSSTDNSFDQGKLVNSSQSSLDQLDGSDPKLFLDSPPPNPHTDLVPQGSSSSHRSTHTQQSDGSLENVSGGSWVWSVTEKACSLLIHRETSSLNTLLFIYLILVVLLLLSSGYIGLRIVALEEQLTSLGALPEFSLQSRYKDTTMIGQRRD
- the LOC123997439 gene encoding GRAM domain-containing protein 2B-like isoform X1, encoding MLENKRERLKTFIRKIDEKAIFRIKHFMKESYPVESGGLLVKESKKVKTRKAFSLEEAQLELQQNRNLTRQAPVRSQTFDADRSFEKTEGSGSQSSFIKHNKTFHKLFPDIPESEDLLHAYICALQKEVPYHGRLYVTEHHACFHSSVLLKDTKLVIPVTSVHIVKKQNTALLVPNALSIRTIEGEKYLFVSLRNREACYKLLRSVCSRLEDGSANSSPLFSSTDNSFDQGKLVNSSQSSLDQLDGSDPKLFLDSPPPNPHTDLVPQGSSSSHRSTHTQQSDGSLENVSGGSWVWSVTEKACSLLIHRETSSLNTLLFIYLILVVLLLLSSGYIGLRIVALEEQLTSLGALPEFSLQSRYKDTTMIGQRRD
- the LOC123997439 gene encoding GRAM domain-containing protein 2B-like isoform X3, which translates into the protein MSFRSSRRLHLNGYPVESGGLLVKESKKVKTRKAFSLEEAQLELQQNRNLTRQAPVRSQTFDADRSFEKTEGSGSQSSFIKHNKTFHKLFPDIPESEDLLHAYICALQKEVPYHGRLYVTEHHACFHSSVLLKDTKLVIPVTSVHIVKKQNTALLVPNALSIRTIEGEKYLFVSLRNREACYKLLRSVCSRLEDGSANSSPLFSSTDNSFDQGKLVNSSQSSLDQLDGSDPKLFLDSPPPNPHTDLVPQGSSSSHRSTHTQQSDGSLENVSGGSWVWSVTEKACSLLIHRETSSLNTLLFIYLILVVLLLLSSGYIGLRIVALEEQLTSLGALPEFSLQSRYKDTTMIGQRRD